The genomic segment ATTTATCAGAATTAATATTCACCAATTATTTCTAAAACTATGGGATTTTTAAAACGTACAAACAAAAAATTTGATTATCAACCTCGTTATTATAAAGGAGAAGGAAACCCTTTTAAAATCGAGCACAAACTAGATCAGTTTAGAAAAACTGCAGGAAAAAATAAAGGAATTAAAGGCAAGTTTAACGACGCTTTCGACGATTTAAAAAATTCGGACAAAAGTGTAAACAAAACACTTTTAATAATTATTGCTGTTTTAGTACTAATTTTTTTATACATCATCGATTTCGATTTATCCATATTTACTAGAAATTAATGTCAGACATTATTCAACTTTTACCAGATCATGTTGCCAACCAAATTGCAGCAGGAGAGGTCGTACAACGTCCAGCTTCTGTTGTAAAAGAATTGCTAGAAAATGCAATTGATGCTGGTGCAACTAATATTACATTATTACTAAAAGACGCTGGTAAAACGCTAATTCAAGTT from the Polaribacter cellanae genome contains:
- a CDS encoding riboflavin synthase subunit beta, with the translated sequence MGFLKRTNKKFDYQPRYYKGEGNPFKIEHKLDQFRKTAGKNKGIKGKFNDAFDDLKNSDKSVNKTLLIIIAVLVLIFLYIIDFDLSIFTRN